Proteins from a single region of Phycisphaeraceae bacterium D3-23:
- a CDS encoding DUF1552 domain-containing protein, with amino-acid sequence MSSSDTKRSGQVNLGGRAGGVSRRTVLQGLGVAMALPWLEAMSPGTMSKAIAQAAGPGGGGSAAAPTRMAMIFAPNGVNYEHWVPTGTGRNFDLSPTLRPIESVREHINVMTGLTLDKARANGDGPGDHARSSATYLTGAQARKTNGNDIRIGVSVDQFAAQQIGTQSRLPSLEIGCESGRPAGNCDSGYSCAYVSNIAWHDEDTPVPKTIDPAEVFERLFGDIEQARADGERQRQQRRRGSVLDYVQEDTHRLERRLGAADQRKLDEFQTSIREIERRIQLAQTADEAPVPPEGTQAPAGIPREVGEHIDLMYDMMLLAFQMDITRISTFMLGVGGSNRSFPEIGVREGHHSLSHHRNNGGMIDKIRRIDRFYVEHFAKFIEKMAGVREGEGTLLDNSMILYGSGISDGNRHNHHDLPVLLAGKAGGTIETGRLIQHRRDTPMCNLYMSMLDRMGCDVAEFGDATGQLSGLTT; translated from the coding sequence ATGAGCAGTAGCGATACGAAGCGTAGCGGGCAGGTGAACCTCGGCGGCCGGGCGGGCGGCGTGTCGCGCCGGACAGTGCTGCAGGGGCTGGGCGTCGCGATGGCGCTGCCCTGGCTCGAAGCGATGTCGCCGGGCACGATGAGCAAGGCGATCGCGCAGGCCGCCGGTCCGGGCGGGGGCGGCAGCGCCGCCGCGCCGACGCGCATGGCCATGATTTTCGCGCCCAACGGCGTGAACTACGAGCACTGGGTGCCCACCGGCACGGGACGCAACTTCGACCTCTCACCGACACTCCGCCCCATCGAAAGTGTCCGCGAACACATCAACGTCATGACCGGGCTCACGCTCGACAAGGCACGCGCCAACGGCGACGGACCCGGCGACCACGCGCGCTCGTCGGCCACCTACCTCACCGGCGCTCAGGCCCGCAAGACCAACGGTAACGACATCCGCATCGGCGTCAGCGTCGACCAGTTCGCCGCGCAGCAGATCGGGACACAGTCCCGCCTGCCCTCGCTCGAGATCGGCTGCGAGTCGGGCCGACCCGCCGGCAATTGCGACTCGGGCTATTCCTGCGCCTACGTCTCTAACATCGCCTGGCACGACGAAGATACGCCCGTCCCCAAGACCATCGACCCGGCCGAGGTCTTCGAGCGCCTTTTCGGCGATATCGAGCAGGCCCGCGCCGACGGCGAACGCCAGCGTCAGCAGCGCCGACGCGGCAGCGTGCTCGACTACGTGCAGGAAGATACGCACCGCCTCGAGCGTCGGCTCGGCGCGGCCGACCAACGCAAGCTCGACGAGTTCCAGACCTCCATCCGCGAGATCGAACGCCGCATCCAACTCGCGCAGACCGCCGACGAAGCACCCGTCCCGCCCGAGGGGACCCAGGCCCCGGCCGGCATCCCACGCGAAGTCGGCGAACACATCGACCTCATGTACGACATGATGCTCCTCGCGTTCCAGATGGACATCACCCGCATCAGCACGTTCATGCTCGGCGTCGGTGGCAGCAACCGCTCGTTCCCCGAGATCGGCGTGCGCGAAGGACACCACTCCCTGTCGCACCACCGCAACAACGGCGGCATGATCGACAAGATCCGCCGCATCGACCGGTTCTATGTCGAGCACTTCGCCAAGTTCATCGAGAAGATGGCCGGCGTCCGCGAGGGCGAGGGCACGCTGCTCGACAACAGCATGATCCTTTATGGCAGCGGCATCTCGGACGGCAACCGCCACAACCACCACGACCTGCCCGTCCTCCTCGCGGGCAAAGCGGGCGGGACCATCGAGACGGGCCGGCTGATCCAGCACCGCCGCGACACGCCGATGTGTAACCTCTATATGTCGATGCTCGACCGCATGGGCTGCGACGTCGCGGAGTTCGGCGACGCGACGGGTCAGCTAAGCGGTCTGACGACGTAG
- a CDS encoding GDSL-type esterase/lipase family protein, protein MMTRYPLALIAGLALALFTTSANAQDRYALNEGETVGVMGNAFAEHMARSGYFEALVQAAHPDARVTVRSVPWGGDEVGQRVREHSVPNAEARLGQYGADVVVMFFGMSESFGGEAGLERFEQQLAAHLDDYQGRQFNGDSAPRLVLVSPIAHEDLGAPLPTGAEVASHNASLADYTDVMRRVAEAKGVRFVDLFAASQALYAAQDAALTSNGIHPNELGCFHFAKEIGNQLGWMNGDGNADAADALRTLAFDKFYHERLHYAATNTEYVWGRRAEPFGVVNFPEEMQQIERMVAARQQAMWDMDKPSPAQLFANAPTGPAIWEATPTSQDFDEDQWTPTPVELIDRGGSIGGLDIKDPDDFMEAFTVADGYVVECFASEKDFPELACPLALTFDDRGRLWVLVCPTYPHVLPGNRPDCKILIIEDTNSDGKGDKLTIFARYMDIPTGFVIDGDGAVYVGQAPYLFKLTDTDGDSVADRKETLYTGFGMPDSHHTISAFVWEPGGTILMHEGVFTRTNVETPRGTQRTRDAAVWRFDPRTLELTAIAHTGHPNPWGHTIDEHGHGIMMDTSGANQFNFAHLISPYVFPHKPGKPAPVVSRGRPTSGSEIIYTRHFPDDVQGTYLSNNVIGFHGTFWDRLNFDGEAHSAYTSERMPQDLIQSSNPNFRPVACELAPDGSLYIADWCNPLIGHMQFSVRDPRRDHTHGRIWRITHAERDLVDVTNIAEASHGELLELLRTYEQNPRDRARRRLQRADPAVVLPLLDAWLEELDDDGDDYGRLMLEGLWIHQAHGSVNVDLLEEVLDLDNAAAVAGGVRVLRYWLQLGHIAQRDADRRIRRLTDHDDMRVRIELVMACAYLADADDAKEYINEIAEMPMDQGMQNALQQSLKYLNERPAVEDAGQVGDAGDQTDHRIDIAEKLRLLDLPAEALMQEAAENDAKAAIALERPDVPFPSASRR, encoded by the coding sequence ATGATGACCCGCTATCCGCTCGCCCTGATCGCCGGGCTCGCGCTCGCCCTATTCACGACCTCGGCCAACGCCCAGGACCGCTACGCCCTCAACGAAGGCGAGACCGTCGGCGTCATGGGCAACGCATTCGCCGAGCACATGGCCCGCAGCGGCTACTTCGAGGCACTCGTCCAGGCGGCACACCCCGACGCTCGCGTCACCGTCCGCTCCGTCCCCTGGGGCGGCGACGAGGTCGGCCAGCGCGTCCGCGAGCACAGCGTGCCCAACGCCGAGGCCCGCCTCGGGCAGTACGGTGCCGACGTCGTCGTCATGTTCTTCGGCATGAGCGAATCGTTCGGCGGCGAAGCGGGCCTCGAGCGCTTCGAGCAGCAGCTCGCCGCACACCTTGACGACTACCAGGGCCGACAGTTCAACGGCGATTCCGCCCCGCGCCTCGTGCTGGTCTCCCCGATCGCGCACGAAGACCTCGGCGCCCCGCTCCCGACCGGCGCGGAGGTCGCAAGCCACAACGCGTCGCTCGCCGACTACACGGATGTGATGCGCCGCGTCGCCGAGGCCAAGGGCGTGCGTTTCGTCGACCTGTTCGCCGCGTCGCAGGCGCTCTACGCCGCGCAGGACGCCGCGCTCACCAGCAACGGCATCCACCCCAATGAGCTGGGCTGCTTCCACTTCGCCAAGGAGATCGGCAACCAGCTCGGCTGGATGAATGGTGACGGCAACGCCGACGCGGCCGACGCGCTGCGGACTCTCGCCTTCGATAAGTTCTACCACGAGCGCCTGCACTACGCGGCGACGAACACCGAGTACGTCTGGGGCCGACGGGCCGAGCCGTTCGGCGTCGTCAACTTCCCCGAAGAGATGCAGCAGATCGAGCGCATGGTCGCCGCACGCCAGCAGGCGATGTGGGACATGGATAAGCCCAGCCCTGCGCAGCTCTTTGCCAACGCGCCCACCGGCCCGGCGATCTGGGAAGCGACCCCGACCTCGCAGGACTTCGACGAAGACCAGTGGACCCCGACCCCCGTCGAACTCATCGACCGCGGCGGCTCCATCGGCGGGCTGGACATCAAAGACCCCGATGACTTTATGGAAGCGTTCACCGTCGCCGATGGCTACGTCGTCGAGTGCTTCGCCTCCGAAAAAGACTTCCCCGAACTCGCCTGCCCGCTCGCGCTGACCTTCGACGACCGCGGTCGGCTGTGGGTCCTCGTCTGCCCGACCTACCCCCACGTCCTGCCCGGCAACCGCCCCGACTGCAAGATCCTCATCATCGAGGACACCAACAGCGACGGCAAGGGCGACAAGCTCACCATCTTCGCACGCTACATGGACATCCCCACCGGCTTCGTCATCGACGGCGACGGCGCGGTGTACGTCGGCCAAGCGCCCTACCTCTTCAAGCTCACCGACACCGACGGCGACAGCGTCGCCGACCGCAAAGAAACGCTCTACACCGGCTTCGGCATGCCCGACTCGCACCACACCATCAGCGCGTTCGTCTGGGAGCCCGGCGGCACGATCCTCATGCACGAAGGCGTCTTCACCCGCACCAACGTCGAAACCCCGCGCGGCACGCAACGCACCCGCGACGCCGCCGTCTGGCGCTTCGACCCCCGCACCCTCGAACTCACCGCCATCGCACACACCGGCCACCCCAACCCCTGGGGGCACACCATCGACGAGCACGGCCACGGCATCATGATGGACACCTCGGGCGCAAACCAATTCAACTTCGCCCACCTGATCTCGCCCTACGTCTTCCCCCACAAACCCGGCAAGCCCGCCCCCGTGGTCTCGCGCGGCCGACCCACCTCGGGCAGCGAGATCATCTACACCCGACACTTCCCCGACGACGTCCAAGGCACCTACCTCTCCAACAACGTCATCGGTTTTCATGGCACGTTCTGGGACCGGCTCAACTTCGACGGCGAAGCACACTCCGCCTACACCTCCGAACGCATGCCCCAGGACCTGATCCAGAGCAGCAACCCCAACTTCCGACCCGTCGCCTGCGAGCTCGCGCCCGACGGCTCGCTCTACATCGCCGACTGGTGCAACCCGCTCATCGGCCACATGCAGTTCTCCGTCCGCGACCCGCGACGCGACCACACGCATGGCCGAATCTGGCGCATCACCCACGCCGAACGCGACCTCGTTGACGTCACCAACATCGCCGAGGCAAGCCACGGAGAGCTGCTCGAATTGCTCCGCACCTACGAGCAGAACCCGCGCGACCGCGCCCGCCGACGCCTGCAACGCGCCGACCCGGCCGTGGTCCTGCCCCTGCTCGACGCCTGGCTCGAAGAGCTCGACGACGACGGCGACGACTACGGCCGGCTGATGCTCGAAGGGCTCTGGATCCACCAGGCCCACGGCAGCGTCAACGTCGACCTGCTCGAAGAGGTGCTCGACCTCGACAACGCCGCGGCCGTCGCCGGCGGGGTGCGTGTCTTGCGGTATTGGCTGCAACTGGGCCACATCGCACAGCGCGATGCCGACCGACGCATCCGCCGGCTCACCGACCACGACGACATGCGTGTCCGCATCGAACTGGTCATGGCCTGCGCCTACCTGGCGGACGCCGACGATGCGAAGGAGTACATCAACGAGATCGCCGAGATGCCGATGGACCAGGGGATGCAGAACGCGCTGCAGCAGTCGCTCAAATACCTGAACGAGCGACCCGCCGTCGAGGACGCTGGCCAGGTCGGCGACGCTGGCGATCAGACCGATCACCGGATCGATATCGCCGAGAAGCTACGGCTGCTCGACCTGCCGGCCGAGGCGCTGATGCAGGAGGCGGCCGAGAACGACGCGAAGGCGGCAATCGCGCTGGAGCGGCCCGATGTCCCTTTTCCTTCCGCCAGCAGGCGCTAA
- a CDS encoding slipin family protein, with amino-acid sequence MFKLRIRKHEVGLWFRHGDFKGLLSPGAYWKPGFLLGTDRVEVIDRLDVAFKHKMLDVLIDHPAVAAQTLRVELADDERALLWVDGRLRGVLAPGRHVFWNGPAKVEVETYNVDDFVFTHKKIEAVLALPTASRYFDGVHVEPGETVLVYRDGVRVGELSPGLYVYWRGAGRIERKIVDLREQSLDVAGQEIMTADKVTLRVNLLVTYRVVDARRAVESVADYAQALYRDAQLALREAVGTRILDKLLTDKDAVGNEVRNALASRAEAFGVSVQAVGLRDVILPGDMKAILNEVILAQKQAEANLIRRREETAAARSQVNTAKLLADNPALTRMKELESLQEIMRGTKATFVFGNGGMLEQVRSLAGAAGDSDPPKVGPDEKAGRV; translated from the coding sequence ATGTTCAAGCTACGCATCCGTAAGCACGAAGTCGGCCTGTGGTTCCGCCACGGCGACTTCAAGGGACTCCTCTCGCCCGGCGCATATTGGAAGCCGGGCTTCCTGCTGGGCACCGACCGTGTCGAGGTCATCGACCGGTTGGATGTCGCGTTCAAGCACAAGATGCTGGACGTGCTGATCGACCACCCCGCGGTTGCGGCGCAGACGCTGCGGGTCGAGCTCGCCGACGACGAGCGGGCGTTGCTGTGGGTCGATGGTCGGCTGCGCGGCGTGCTCGCGCCGGGCCGACACGTCTTCTGGAACGGCCCGGCCAAGGTCGAGGTCGAGACGTACAACGTGGACGACTTTGTCTTCACGCACAAGAAGATCGAGGCGGTGCTGGCGCTGCCGACCGCGTCGCGCTACTTCGACGGCGTGCACGTTGAGCCGGGCGAGACGGTGCTGGTCTACCGCGACGGTGTGCGGGTGGGCGAGCTGTCGCCGGGCCTGTACGTGTACTGGCGCGGCGCGGGCCGGATCGAACGGAAGATCGTCGACCTGCGTGAGCAGTCGCTCGACGTCGCGGGCCAGGAGATCATGACGGCGGACAAGGTGACGCTGCGTGTCAACCTCCTGGTGACGTACCGGGTGGTCGATGCCCGCCGTGCGGTGGAGTCGGTGGCGGACTACGCCCAGGCGCTCTACCGCGACGCGCAGCTCGCGCTGCGTGAGGCGGTCGGCACGCGAATCCTCGACAAGCTGCTGACGGACAAGGACGCCGTCGGTAACGAGGTGCGTAACGCCTTGGCGTCGCGGGCCGAGGCGTTCGGCGTGTCGGTCCAGGCGGTCGGCCTGCGGGACGTGATCCTGCCGGGCGACATGAAGGCGATCCTCAACGAGGTGATCCTCGCGCAGAAGCAGGCCGAGGCGAACCTGATCCGCCGGCGTGAAGAGACCGCCGCCGCGCGGAGCCAGGTGAACACGGCCAAGCTGCTGGCCGACAACCCGGCGCTCACGCGGATGAAGGAGCTCGAGTCGTTGCAGGAGATCATGCGCGGCACGAAGGCGACCTTTGTCTTCGGCAACGGCGGGATGCTGGAGCAGGTGCGCTCGCTCGCGGGCGCCGCCGGCGACAGCGACCCGCCGAAGGTAGGCCCCGACGAGAAGGCCGGCCGCGTTTGA
- a CDS encoding HNH endonuclease, with the protein MSMALSTDVLVLNKNWAALRVVTAAEALADLFVGRVEAVDTDYQAYDFDSWHALSEFADDFERGGHTYVKTVSSAVRVPPVVRLLKFDRMHRPAVRLSRKNVYLRDNYTCQYTGQKLPASELNLDHVVPTSQGGKTTWDNLVCCSVAVNSRKGGRTPKQAGLKLIRRPRRPDPAQMLLRPGRARHEAWKHFVDAAYWNTELHD; encoded by the coding sequence ATGTCGATGGCGCTGAGCACGGATGTGCTCGTCTTGAACAAGAACTGGGCGGCGCTGCGCGTCGTCACCGCGGCCGAGGCGCTCGCCGACCTGTTCGTCGGCCGGGTCGAGGCGGTCGATACCGACTACCAGGCGTACGACTTCGACTCGTGGCACGCGCTGAGCGAGTTTGCCGACGACTTCGAGCGCGGCGGACACACGTATGTGAAGACGGTGTCGAGCGCGGTGCGTGTCCCGCCTGTTGTCCGGCTGTTGAAGTTCGACCGGATGCATCGGCCCGCGGTCCGGCTGAGCCGGAAGAACGTGTACCTGCGTGACAACTACACGTGCCAGTACACGGGGCAGAAGCTGCCGGCCAGCGAGCTGAACCTGGACCACGTCGTCCCGACGTCGCAGGGCGGCAAGACGACGTGGGACAACCTGGTGTGCTGCTCGGTGGCCGTGAACTCCCGCAAGGGCGGGCGGACGCCCAAGCAGGCCGGGCTGAAGCTGATCCGTCGGCCGCGCCGGCCCGACCCGGCGCAGATGCTGCTGCGTCCCGGCCGGGCCCGGCACGAAGCGTGGAAGCACTTCGTCGACGCGGCCTACTGGAACACGGAGCTGCACGACTAA
- a CDS encoding FAD-dependent oxidoreductase has translation MSDNLPQHARVVVIGGGVVGVSLIYHLTKMGWKDVVLVDKNELTSGATWHAAGLVGQLRSSRNVTRMIQYSAALYRELEQETEQDTGWQGVGSIRIASSEQRMQELRKIANAGRSFGLDVHLLSPKETQDKFPLLDNLDGVVGSAYIETDGYCDPSMLTQSLARGARARDANIITNNRVLGITVENGSATEVVTEKGTIKCDIVVNCAGMWARQLGKMAGVNVPVVPLEHQFMVSEKVEGMPSKFPVTRDPDNMIYYRPEVGGVIMGGFEPNPIPWSVEGVSWDFISQLLEPNYDQFEQLAERAIMRTSKLGEVGVRQLINGPDGYSPDGGYVLGLAPELRNFYVAAGMNCYGIAGAGGVGKVMAEWIIDGEPSLDVYSLDIRRFSSAHNRSTKYIAQRSLEYYPKHYTIAWPMYQTKTQRQLRRSPLYETLKAQGACFGEKSGWERAQWFAPQGVEAKETMTFGRGNWHEHVARECAAIRDSVAILDQSSFGKIEVRGRDALAHLQRLSTRNIDKPVGTLSYTQMCNDKGRIETDLTIARLADDHFYIVTGTALVGHDLDYISKNIRDEGNVVAYNATSSRGVLNLCGPNARKVLEEVAEGDVSHEGFPFGTCKTIYIASAPVLALRVSYHGELGWELHIPTEYVASVYETLMQAGEEHGITNVGYRALESCRLEKGYFVWGADITTDYTPYDANLGFNVHLKSGGDFRGRAALEKAKAQGPKETMCIFTIEDDVELFGSEPIVRDGKVLGILTSGGFGHRIAKTIAMGYVPVEHAEHTDGYTIAAFGTEYKATRHDACPYDPQRARILC, from the coding sequence ATGTCAGATAATCTCCCCCAACACGCCCGCGTCGTCGTCATCGGCGGCGGCGTCGTCGGCGTCTCGCTCATCTACCACCTCACCAAGATGGGCTGGAAAGACGTCGTCCTTGTCGATAAAAACGAGCTCACCAGCGGCGCGACCTGGCACGCCGCCGGCCTCGTCGGCCAGCTCCGCTCCTCGCGCAACGTCACGCGCATGATCCAGTACTCCGCTGCGCTCTACCGCGAGCTCGAACAAGAAACCGAACAGGACACCGGCTGGCAAGGCGTCGGCTCCATCCGCATCGCCTCCTCCGAGCAGCGCATGCAGGAGCTCCGCAAGATCGCCAACGCCGGCCGAAGCTTCGGCCTCGACGTCCACCTGCTCTCCCCCAAAGAAACACAGGACAAGTTCCCGCTGCTCGACAACCTCGACGGCGTCGTCGGCTCGGCCTACATCGAGACCGACGGCTACTGCGACCCGTCCATGCTCACCCAGTCCCTCGCACGCGGCGCACGCGCGCGCGACGCAAATATCATCACCAACAATCGCGTGCTCGGCATCACCGTCGAGAACGGCAGCGCGACCGAGGTCGTCACCGAGAAAGGCACGATCAAGTGCGACATCGTCGTCAACTGTGCCGGTATGTGGGCACGCCAACTCGGCAAGATGGCCGGTGTCAACGTCCCCGTCGTCCCGCTCGAACACCAGTTCATGGTCTCCGAAAAAGTCGAGGGGATGCCGAGTAAGTTCCCCGTCACCCGAGACCCGGACAACATGATCTACTACCGGCCCGAGGTCGGCGGGGTCATCATGGGCGGGTTCGAGCCCAACCCGATCCCCTGGTCGGTCGAGGGCGTCTCGTGGGACTTCATCAGCCAGCTCCTCGAACCTAACTACGACCAGTTCGAGCAGCTCGCCGAGCGCGCGATCATGCGCACCAGCAAGCTCGGCGAGGTCGGCGTCCGGCAGCTCATCAACGGGCCCGACGGCTACTCCCCCGACGGCGGGTACGTCCTCGGGCTCGCGCCGGAGCTTCGTAACTTCTACGTCGCCGCGGGCATGAACTGCTACGGCATCGCCGGCGCGGGCGGCGTCGGCAAGGTCATGGCCGAGTGGATCATCGACGGCGAACCCTCGCTCGACGTCTACTCCCTCGACATCCGCCGATTCTCCAGCGCGCACAACCGCAGTACGAAGTACATCGCCCAGCGCTCCCTCGAGTACTACCCCAAGCATTACACCATCGCCTGGCCGATGTACCAGACCAAGACCCAGCGGCAATTGCGAAGAAGCCCGCTCTACGAAACCCTCAAAGCACAGGGCGCATGCTTCGGCGAAAAGTCCGGCTGGGAACGCGCACAGTGGTTCGCGCCCCAAGGCGTTGAGGCCAAGGAAACCATGACGTTTGGTCGAGGCAACTGGCACGAACACGTCGCCCGAGAATGCGCCGCGATCCGCGACAGCGTCGCCATCCTTGACCAGTCCTCCTTCGGTAAAATCGAGGTCCGTGGCAGGGATGCGCTCGCGCACCTTCAACGCCTCTCGACCCGCAACATCGACAAGCCCGTCGGCACGCTCAGCTACACGCAGATGTGCAACGACAAAGGCCGGATCGAGACCGACCTTACCATCGCGCGCCTCGCCGACGACCACTTCTACATCGTCACCGGCACTGCGCTGGTCGGCCACGACCTCGATTACATCAGCAAGAACATCCGTGACGAAGGCAACGTCGTCGCCTACAACGCGACCTCCTCGCGCGGTGTGCTCAATCTCTGCGGCCCCAACGCGCGTAAGGTGCTAGAGGAGGTCGCCGAGGGCGACGTCAGCCACGAAGGTTTCCCGTTCGGCACGTGCAAGACAATCTACATCGCCTCCGCGCCCGTCCTCGCGCTCCGCGTCAGCTACCACGGCGAATTGGGCTGGGAGCTCCACATACCTACCGAGTACGTTGCGAGCGTTTACGAAACACTCATGCAAGCCGGCGAAGAACACGGCATCACGAACGTCGGCTACCGCGCGCTCGAGTCGTGCCGACTCGAAAAGGGCTACTTCGTCTGGGGCGCCGACATCACCACCGACTACACGCCCTACGACGCGAACCTCGGCTTCAACGTCCACCTCAAGTCCGGCGGCGACTTCCGCGGACGCGCTGCGCTCGAGAAGGCCAAAGCCCAAGGCCCCAAGGAAACCATGTGCATCTTCACAATCGAGGACGATGTCGAGCTCTTCGGCTCCGAGCCAATCGTGCGCGACGGAAAGGTCCTGGGCATCCTCACCAGCGGCGGCTTCGGCCATCGCATCGCTAAAACCATCGCGATGGGCTACGTCCCCGTTGAACACGCGGAACACACCGACGGCTACACGATCGCCGCATTCGGCACGGAATACAAAGCAACGCGCCACGACGCCTGCCCCTACGACCCGCAGCGCGCACGCATCCTGTGCTAA